One Streptomyces sp. NBC_00554 DNA segment encodes these proteins:
- a CDS encoding MraY family glycosyltransferase, with translation MREYLLTLCVTAAVTYLLTGPVRKFAIVAGAMPEIRARDVHREPTPRLGGIAMFIGLCAGLLVADHLENLSDVFANSNEPRALLSGAALIWLIGVLDDKFEIDALIKLGGQMIAAGVMVMQGLTILWLPIPGVGLVALTQWQGTLLTVALVVITINAVNFVDGLDGLAAGVVCIASAAFFLYAYRIWYSYGIEAAAPATLFAAILMGMCLGFLPHNMHPARIFMGDSGSMLIGLVLAGGAISITGQIDPDVMNLFSGSERNTVHQTVPVFIPLLLPLTIIAIPAADLVLAIVRRTWRGQSPFAADRGHLHHRLLEVGHSHSRAVMIMYFWSALISFGALAYSVNSGAMWSVLGIMGLSAVGLVLLLLPRFTPRAPRWAESFVPPRYRRRKVTAALLEAEEAVPAAVAYGTGAPAAEEDGAHEHRTPVVAGVSGVSGVNGATAIGARSRFLDRGKAGSSR, from the coding sequence GTGCGTGAATACCTGCTGACGCTCTGTGTGACGGCCGCGGTGACGTATCTGCTGACAGGGCCGGTGCGGAAGTTCGCGATCGTGGCCGGAGCCATGCCGGAAATCCGTGCGCGCGATGTGCACCGAGAACCCACTCCGCGCCTCGGCGGCATCGCGATGTTCATCGGCCTGTGCGCCGGCCTGCTGGTCGCCGACCACCTGGAGAACCTCAGCGACGTCTTCGCGAACTCCAACGAGCCGCGGGCCCTGCTCTCCGGGGCCGCGCTGATCTGGCTGATCGGTGTCCTGGACGACAAGTTCGAGATCGACGCCCTGATCAAGCTGGGCGGCCAGATGATCGCGGCCGGCGTGATGGTCATGCAGGGTCTGACGATCCTGTGGCTGCCCATCCCGGGTGTCGGTCTGGTCGCGCTCACCCAGTGGCAGGGCACCCTGCTCACCGTCGCGCTCGTCGTCATCACCATCAACGCGGTGAACTTCGTGGACGGCCTCGACGGTCTCGCCGCCGGGGTGGTGTGCATCGCGTCCGCCGCGTTCTTCCTGTACGCGTACCGCATCTGGTACAGCTACGGCATCGAGGCCGCCGCCCCGGCGACGCTCTTCGCGGCGATCCTGATGGGCATGTGCCTGGGCTTCCTGCCGCACAACATGCACCCCGCCCGGATCTTCATGGGCGACTCCGGCTCGATGCTCATCGGCCTTGTGCTCGCCGGCGGCGCCATCTCCATCACCGGGCAGATCGACCCCGACGTGATGAACCTGTTCTCCGGCTCCGAGCGGAACACCGTGCACCAGACGGTGCCCGTCTTCATCCCGCTGCTGCTGCCGCTGACGATCATCGCGATCCCGGCCGCCGACCTGGTGCTCGCCATCGTGCGGCGCACCTGGCGCGGACAGTCCCCGTTCGCGGCCGACCGCGGGCACCTGCACCACCGCCTCCTGGAGGTCGGGCACTCGCACAGCCGCGCGGTCATGATCATGTACTTCTGGTCGGCGCTGATCTCCTTCGGCGCCCTCGCGTACTCGGTCAACTCGGGGGCCATGTGGAGCGTGCTCGGCATCATGGGGCTCAGCGCGGTCGGTCTGGTCCTGCTCCTGCTGCCGCGCTTCACTCCGCGTGCCCCGCGCTGGGCCGAGAGCTTCGTGCCGCCCCGCTACCGCCGCAGGAAGGTCACCGCCGCCCTGCTCGAAGCGGAGGAGGCCGTGCCGGCCGCCGTCGCGTACGGGACGGGTGCTCCGGCCGCCGAGGAGGACGGTGCCCACGAGCACCGCACCCCGGTTGTGGCAGGAGTCTCAGGTGTGTCAGGAGTCAACGGGGCGACGGCAATTGGCGCCCGTTCGCGCTTCCTGGATCGGGGTAAAGCCGGGTCGTCGCGCTGA
- the glyA gene encoding serine hydroxymethyltransferase: MPVTQTLEADVLRRQDPELAEILLGELERQSTTLQLIAAENFTSPAVLAALGSPLANKYAEGYPGARHHGGCEIVDVAERVAVDRAKALFGAEHANVQSHSGSSAVLAAYAALLRPGDTVLAMGLPFGGHLTHGSPANFSGRWFDFVGYGVEAETGLIDYEQVRALARTHRPKAIVCGSISYPRHIDYALFRDIADEVGAYLIADAAHPIGLVAGGAAPNPVPYADVVCATTHKVLRGPRGGMILCGAELAERVDRAVFPFTQGGAQMHTIAAKAVAFGEAATPAFTAYAHRVVANARVLAEGLDAEGLAITTGGTDTHLLTADTAPLGVDGRTARGRLAAAGMVLDTCALPHGDARGLRLGTAALTTQGMGDAEMARVAVLFAGVLRDEVDGRKAREEVRELTSRFPPYPG, translated from the coding sequence ATGCCGGTCACACAAACGTTGGAAGCGGATGTTCTGCGTCGGCAGGACCCGGAGCTTGCCGAGATTCTGCTCGGGGAGCTGGAGCGGCAGTCGACGACGTTGCAGTTGATCGCGGCCGAGAACTTCACCTCGCCGGCGGTGCTGGCCGCGCTCGGGTCGCCGCTGGCGAACAAGTACGCCGAGGGATATCCCGGCGCCCGCCATCACGGCGGCTGCGAGATCGTGGATGTCGCCGAGCGGGTCGCGGTGGACCGGGCGAAGGCGCTCTTCGGTGCCGAGCACGCCAACGTGCAGTCGCACTCGGGGAGTTCGGCGGTCCTCGCCGCGTACGCCGCGCTGCTGCGACCCGGTGACACCGTGCTGGCGATGGGGCTGCCGTTCGGCGGTCACCTCACGCACGGGTCGCCCGCGAACTTCTCGGGAAGGTGGTTCGACTTCGTCGGGTACGGGGTCGAGGCCGAGACCGGGCTCATCGACTACGAGCAGGTGCGCGCGCTGGCCCGTACGCACCGCCCGAAGGCCATCGTCTGCGGCTCCATCTCCTATCCCCGGCACATCGACTACGCCCTCTTCAGGGACATCGCCGACGAGGTCGGCGCCTATCTCATCGCCGACGCCGCCCACCCCATCGGGCTCGTCGCCGGGGGAGCGGCGCCCAATCCGGTGCCGTACGCCGATGTGGTCTGCGCCACCACGCACAAGGTGCTGCGCGGTCCGCGCGGCGGAATGATCCTGTGCGGCGCCGAGCTGGCCGAGCGTGTCGACCGTGCGGTGTTCCCGTTCACCCAGGGCGGCGCCCAGATGCACACGATCGCCGCCAAGGCCGTCGCGTTCGGCGAGGCGGCGACCCCGGCCTTCACGGCGTACGCCCATCGGGTGGTCGCCAACGCACGGGTGCTCGCCGAGGGCCTGGACGCGGAAGGGCTCGCGATCACCACCGGCGGCACCGACACCCACCTGCTCACCGCCGACACCGCACCCCTCGGCGTCGACGGCCGCACCGCCCGCGGACGTCTCGCCGCCGCCGGAATGGTCCTCGACACCTGCGCGCTGCCGCACGGGGACGCACGGGGACTGCGCCTGGGTACGGCGGCGCTGACCACGCAGGGGATGGGCGACGCGGAGATGGCGCGGGTCGCCGTACTCTTCGCGGGTGTGCTGCGGGACGAGGTCGACGGCAGGAAGGCGCGTGAAGAAGTCAGGGAGCTGACCAGTAGATTTCCGCCGTATCCCGGCTAA
- a CDS encoding protein-tyrosine-phosphatase, translating into MTAPDAGRGIGTGITGANGSPRGSFRILHVSTGNVCRSPITERLTRHALADRLGDPLWGGLIVESAGTWGHEGAPMETNAATVLTDYGADPSGFVGRELLDDHVIRADLVLTATRDHRAQVISMGHSAGLRTFTLKEFTRLVRAIDPATLPPLEEGVVERARALVRAAAALRGWLLAPTAEADEVFDPYGAPLPFFRSIGDEINEALDPVVTALTGVPTRT; encoded by the coding sequence TTGACAGCCCCTGACGCGGGGCGTGGCATAGGCACGGGGATCACGGGGGCCAACGGTTCTCCCAGGGGGTCCTTCCGCATCCTCCACGTCAGCACTGGCAATGTGTGCCGCTCGCCGATCACCGAGCGGCTGACCCGCCATGCCCTGGCGGACCGGCTGGGCGACCCCCTGTGGGGCGGCCTGATCGTGGAGAGCGCGGGCACCTGGGGGCACGAGGGCGCGCCCATGGAGACCAACGCGGCCACGGTCCTCACCGACTACGGCGCGGACCCCTCCGGCTTCGTGGGCCGCGAACTCCTCGACGACCACGTCATCCGCGCAGACCTGGTCCTCACCGCCACCCGCGACCACCGCGCCCAGGTCATCTCCATGGGCCACTCGGCAGGCCTGCGCACCTTCACCCTGAAGGAGTTCACCCGCCTCGTACGGGCCATAGACCCCGCGACGCTCCCACCCCTGGAAGAGGGAGTGGTCGAGCGCGCACGCGCCCTGGTGCGGGCTGCCGCGGCTCTACGCGGGTGGCTCCTGGCCCCCACCGCGGAGGCGGACGAGGTCTTCGACCCGTACGGGGCCCCGCTGCCGTTCTTCCGTTCGATCGGGGACGAGATCAATGAGGCGCTGGATCCGGTGGTGACGGCGCTGACGGGTGTGCCCACGCGTACGTAG
- a CDS encoding L-threonylcarbamoyladenylate synthase yields the protein MARRYDTNDATDRSTGLREAASAVRRGELVVLPTDTVYGVGADAFSSEAVADLLDAKGRGRNMPTPVLIGSPNTLHGLVTDFSEMAWELVDAFWPGALTLVAKHQPSLQWDLGDTRGTVAVRMPLHPVAIELLTEVGPMAVSSANLTGHPSPEDCDAAQEMLGDAISVYLDGGPTPGIVPSSIVDVTGKVPVLLREGALSAEELRKVVPDLEVAN from the coding sequence ATGGCACGGCGATACGACACCAACGACGCGACCGACCGCTCCACCGGTCTGCGTGAAGCCGCGTCCGCCGTCCGCCGTGGCGAGCTGGTCGTCCTCCCGACCGACACGGTGTACGGCGTGGGCGCCGACGCGTTCTCCTCGGAGGCCGTCGCCGATCTCCTCGACGCCAAGGGCCGGGGCCGCAACATGCCCACCCCCGTCCTCATCGGCTCCCCGAACACGCTGCACGGCCTGGTCACGGACTTCTCCGAGATGGCCTGGGAGCTGGTCGACGCGTTCTGGCCGGGGGCGCTCACCCTTGTCGCCAAGCACCAGCCGTCCCTCCAGTGGGACCTGGGGGACACCCGTGGCACCGTCGCCGTGCGCATGCCGCTGCACCCGGTCGCCATCGAACTGCTCACCGAGGTCGGCCCGATGGCCGTCTCCTCCGCCAACCTCACGGGTCACCCCTCGCCGGAGGACTGTGACGCCGCGCAGGAGATGCTCGGCGACGCCATCTCCGTCTACCTGGACGGTGGCCCGACCCCCGGCATCGTCCCCTCCTCGATCGTCGACGTGACCGGCAAGGTGCCGGTGCTGCTGCGCGAGGGGGCACTGTCGGCCGAGGAGCTCCGGAAGGTCGTACCCGACCTCGAGGTGGCGAATTGA
- the prmC gene encoding peptide chain release factor N(5)-glutamine methyltransferase has product MNLLLAEVAQATQRLADAGVPSPRNDAEELAAFVHGVKRGELHTVKDTDFDARYWEVTARREAREPLQHITGRAYFRYLELQVGPGVFVPRPETESVVGWAIDAVRAMDVVEPLIVDLCTGSGAIALALAQEVPRSRVHAVELSEDALQWTRKNVEGSRVDLRQGDALEAFPDLDGHVDLVVSNPPYIPLTEWEYVQPEARDYDPELALFSGEDGLDLIRGIERTAHRLLRPGGVVVVEHADTQGGQVPWIFTEERGWADAADHPDLNNRPRFATARKAMP; this is encoded by the coding sequence GTGAACCTGCTGCTCGCGGAAGTGGCCCAGGCCACCCAGCGGCTGGCCGACGCCGGCGTGCCCTCGCCGCGCAATGACGCGGAAGAGCTCGCCGCCTTCGTGCACGGCGTGAAGCGGGGCGAGCTGCACACGGTCAAGGACACGGACTTCGACGCCCGCTACTGGGAGGTGACCGCGCGCCGCGAGGCCCGCGAGCCGCTCCAGCACATCACCGGGCGGGCCTACTTCCGGTACCTGGAACTCCAGGTCGGGCCAGGGGTGTTCGTCCCGCGTCCCGAGACGGAGTCCGTCGTCGGCTGGGCCATAGACGCCGTACGCGCCATGGATGTCGTGGAGCCGCTGATCGTCGACCTGTGCACGGGATCCGGCGCCATCGCGCTCGCCCTCGCGCAGGAGGTCCCGCGCTCCCGTGTGCACGCCGTGGAGCTGTCCGAGGACGCCCTCCAGTGGACGCGCAAGAACGTCGAGGGGTCCAGGGTCGACCTGCGCCAGGGAGACGCCCTGGAGGCCTTCCCCGACCTCGACGGCCATGTCGACCTGGTCGTCTCCAACCCGCCGTACATCCCGCTCACCGAATGGGAGTACGTCCAGCCGGAGGCACGGGACTACGATCCCGAACTCGCCCTGTTCTCCGGGGAGGACGGACTCGACCTCATCCGGGGCATCGAGCGCACCGCACACCGTCTGCTGCGCCCCGGTGGCGTCGTCGTCGTCGAGCACGCCGACACCCAGGGCGGGCAGGTGCCGTGGATCTTCACCGAGGAGCGGGGCTGGGCCGACGCGGCCGACCACCCGGACCTCAACAACCGGCCGCGGTTCGCGACCGCCCGCAAGGCGATGCCGTGA
- the prfA gene encoding peptide chain release factor 1, whose protein sequence is MFEAVEELIGEHADLEKKLADPSVHADQANARKLNKRYAELTPIVATYRSWKQTGDDIETAKEFAVDDPDFAAEVKDLEKQREELTEKLRLLLVPRDPNDDKDVILEVKAGAGGDESALFAGDLLRMYLRYAERVGWKTEIIDATESELGGYKDVQVAVKTKGGQGATEPGQGVWARLKYEGGVHRVQRVPSTESQGRIHTSAAGVLVTPEAEEVDVEIHANDLRIDVYRSSGPGGQSVNTTDSAVRITHIPTGVVASCQNEKSQLQNKEQAMRILRSRLLAAAQEEAEREAADARRSQVRTVDRSEKIRTYNFPENRISDHRVGFKAYNLDQVLDGDLDAMIQACVDADSAAKLAAA, encoded by the coding sequence ATGTTCGAGGCGGTCGAGGAACTGATCGGCGAGCACGCCGATCTGGAGAAGAAGCTCGCTGACCCGTCGGTCCACGCCGACCAGGCCAACGCGCGCAAGCTCAACAAGCGCTACGCGGAGCTGACCCCGATCGTCGCGACGTACCGCTCCTGGAAGCAGACCGGGGACGACATCGAGACGGCGAAGGAGTTCGCGGTCGACGACCCGGACTTCGCGGCCGAGGTCAAGGACCTGGAGAAGCAGCGCGAGGAGCTGACGGAGAAGCTGCGGCTGCTGCTCGTCCCGCGAGACCCCAACGACGACAAGGACGTCATCCTCGAGGTCAAGGCGGGCGCGGGCGGCGACGAGTCGGCACTCTTCGCCGGTGACCTGCTGCGCATGTACCTGCGCTACGCCGAGCGCGTCGGCTGGAAGACCGAGATCATCGACGCCACCGAGTCCGAGCTGGGCGGCTACAAGGACGTCCAGGTCGCCGTGAAGACCAAGGGCGGCCAGGGTGCCACCGAGCCCGGTCAGGGCGTCTGGGCCCGTCTGAAGTACGAGGGCGGGGTGCACCGCGTACAGCGGGTGCCCTCGACCGAGTCACAGGGCCGCATCCACACCTCCGCCGCCGGTGTGCTCGTCACGCCCGAGGCCGAGGAGGTCGACGTCGAGATCCACGCCAACGACCTCCGCATCGACGTCTACCGCTCCTCGGGACCCGGCGGCCAGTCCGTCAACACCACCGACTCCGCGGTGCGCATCACGCACATTCCCACCGGAGTCGTCGCTTCCTGCCAGAACGAGAAGAGCCAGCTGCAGAACAAGGAGCAGGCGATGCGTATCCTGCGCTCCAGGCTTCTCGCGGCGGCGCAGGAGGAAGCGGAACGGGAGGCCGCGGACGCCCGCCGCAGCCAGGTCCGCACCGTCGACCGCTCCGAGAAGATCCGTACGTACAACTTCCCGGAGAATCGCATCTCGGACCACCGGGTCGGCTTCAAGGCGTACAACTTGGACCAGGTCCTCGACGGTGACCTGGACGCGATGATCCAGGCCTGCGTCGACGCGGACTCGGCCGCGAAGCTCGCCGCCGCGTAA
- the rpmE gene encoding 50S ribosomal protein L31: protein MKRDIHPEYVETQVSCTCGASFTTRSTISSGTVRAEVCSECHPFYTGKQKILDTGGRVARFEARFGKAAAAKK, encoded by the coding sequence TTGAAGCGCGACATCCACCCCGAGTACGTCGAGACGCAGGTCAGCTGCACCTGTGGCGCGTCGTTCACCACCCGTAGCACGATCTCCAGCGGCACCGTCCGTGCCGAGGTCTGCTCCGAGTGCCACCCGTTCTACACGGGCAAGCAGAAGATCCTCGACACCGGTGGCCGCGTGGCCCGCTTCGAGGCCCGCTTCGGCAAGGCTGCCGCTGCCAAGAAGTAG
- a CDS encoding LCP family protein yields the protein MPAESTPEPGIPGESGTSAPRHRAKGRRRKARSKRRKGLLITAWVAAGIVVLGGTGAGYLYFKLNGNIKSVDINQALGTDRPTKVDNGSENILVLGSDTRSGSNEKLGGGTDDGSARSDTAMVVHVYEGHKSASVVSIPRDTLVERPSCTDANGVTHDAASEVMFNSAYSTGGAACAVKTVESMSGIRMDHYIEVDFSGFQKLIDDLGGVKITTTQDIDDPDSHLNLTAGTHTLNGEQALGLVRTRHGVGDGSDLGRIQLQQAFIKALMNQVKSIGLLTSPTKLLELADTATNAITTDSDLKSVNDLVSFAGGLKGISSSKMTMVTMPVQYDSANANRVLIDEAKDKLVWGALKNDQVIPKSATEGTATGTAKDVVSAG from the coding sequence ATGCCTGCCGAGAGCACGCCGGAACCCGGCATACCCGGGGAGTCCGGCACCAGCGCCCCGCGCCACCGCGCGAAGGGCCGCCGCCGCAAGGCCCGCAGCAAGCGCCGCAAGGGCCTGCTGATCACGGCCTGGGTCGCGGCGGGGATCGTCGTGCTGGGCGGCACCGGCGCCGGATACCTGTACTTCAAGCTCAACGGCAACATCAAGAGCGTCGACATCAACCAGGCCCTCGGCACCGACCGGCCGACGAAGGTCGACAACGGTTCCGAGAACATCCTGGTCCTGGGCTCCGACACCCGCTCCGGCTCCAACGAGAAGCTGGGCGGCGGCACCGACGACGGCAGCGCCCGCTCCGACACGGCGATGGTCGTGCACGTGTACGAGGGCCACAAGTCGGCGAGTGTGGTCTCCATACCCCGCGACACCCTTGTCGAGCGCCCCTCCTGCACGGACGCCAACGGTGTCACGCACGACGCGGCCTCCGAGGTCATGTTCAACTCCGCGTACTCCACCGGTGGCGCCGCCTGCGCCGTGAAGACCGTCGAGTCCATGAGCGGGATCCGCATGGACCACTACATCGAGGTCGACTTCAGCGGCTTCCAGAAGCTCATCGACGACCTGGGCGGTGTGAAGATCACCACCACCCAGGACATCGACGACCCCGACAGCCACCTGAACCTCACGGCCGGCACCCACACCCTCAACGGCGAGCAGGCGCTCGGCCTGGTCCGCACCCGGCACGGCGTCGGCGACGGCTCCGACCTCGGCCGCATCCAGCTCCAGCAGGCGTTCATCAAGGCCCTGATGAACCAGGTCAAGAGCATCGGCCTGCTGACCAGCCCCACCAAGCTGCTCGAACTCGCCGACACCGCCACCAACGCCATCACCACCGACTCCGACCTGAAGTCCGTCAACGACCTGGTCTCCTTCGCCGGCGGCCTCAAGGGCATCAGCTCCTCGAAGATGACCATGGTGACGATGCCGGTCCAGTACGACAGCGCGAACGCCAACCGGGTGCTCATCGACGAGGCCAAGGACAAGCTGGTCTGGGGCGCCCTGAAGAACGACCAGGTGATCCCGAAGTCGGCCACCGAGGGCACGGCCACGGGCACCGCGAAGGACGTCGTCAGCGCCGGCTGA
- the rho gene encoding transcription termination factor Rho: protein MSDTTDLMGARVEETAAAPATDASAAPASGAGSRRRRGTGLDGMVLAELQQVASGLGIRGTARMRKSQLIEVIKEAQAGGGAPAKADTATETKPKRRATSKARTGDEAVAAEAKAEKPAAAEKAVAKQQIEIPGQPASDDAPAGERRRRRAVAEAGSPETVTAEAKSEPKTETLVEVKADAGDGADGRQGRRDRRDRDRGGRDRDRRGGKADEQQGQGQSQGGQGQGGGQQQRQDRQQQSQGGGRQDRQDRQQRDNGPQDDDEFGDGRRGRRGRYRDRRGRRGREDFGPNEPQVADDDVLIPVAGILDILDNYAFIRTSGYLPGPNDVYVSLAQVRKNGLRKGDHVTGAVRQPKDGERREKFNALVRLDSANGMAAESGRGRPEFNKLTPLYPQDRLRLETDPGVLTTRIIDLVAPIGKGQRGLIVAPPKTGKTMILQAVANAITVNNPECHLMVVLVDERPEEVTDMQRSVKGEVISSTFDRPAEDHTTVAELAIERAKRLVELGHDVVVLLDSITRLGRAYNLAAPASGRILSGGVDSTALYPPKRFFGAARNIEDGGSLTILATALVDTGSRMDEVIFEEFKGTGNMELKLDRKLADKRIFPAVDVDPSGTRKEEILLNAEELAIVWKLRRVLHALDSQQAIELLLDKMKQTKSNAEFLMQIAKTTPGNGGND, encoded by the coding sequence GTGAGCGACACCACCGATCTGATGGGCGCACGTGTCGAGGAGACCGCTGCCGCGCCCGCCACGGACGCCTCTGCCGCGCCTGCCTCCGGTGCAGGCTCCCGGCGGCGCCGCGGTACCGGCCTTGACGGCATGGTGCTGGCCGAGCTTCAGCAGGTCGCGTCCGGCCTCGGTATCAGGGGCACCGCGCGTATGCGCAAGAGCCAGCTGATCGAGGTCATCAAGGAGGCGCAGGCAGGCGGGGGTGCCCCGGCGAAGGCCGACACCGCCACCGAGACCAAGCCGAAGCGCCGCGCCACCTCGAAGGCTCGTACGGGCGATGAGGCCGTCGCGGCCGAGGCCAAGGCCGAGAAGCCCGCCGCCGCCGAAAAGGCCGTGGCCAAGCAGCAGATCGAGATTCCCGGCCAGCCCGCCAGCGATGACGCCCCCGCGGGCGAGCGTCGCCGTCGCCGTGCCGTCGCCGAGGCCGGCAGCCCCGAGACGGTCACCGCCGAGGCGAAGAGCGAGCCGAAGACGGAGACCCTCGTCGAGGTCAAGGCCGACGCCGGTGACGGTGCCGACGGCCGTCAGGGCCGTCGTGACCGCCGTGACCGCGACCGTGGTGGCCGTGACCGCGACCGCCGGGGTGGCAAGGCCGACGAGCAGCAGGGCCAGGGCCAGAGCCAGGGCGGTCAGGGTCAGGGCGGCGGCCAGCAGCAGCGCCAGGACCGTCAGCAGCAGAGCCAGGGCGGCGGCCGTCAGGACCGCCAGGACCGGCAGCAGCGTGACAACGGACCGCAGGACGACGACGAGTTCGGCGATGGCCGTCGTGGCCGTCGTGGCCGTTACCGGGACCGCCGTGGCCGTCGAGGCCGCGAGGACTTCGGCCCGAACGAGCCGCAGGTCGCGGACGACGACGTCCTGATCCCCGTCGCGGGCATCCTGGACATCCTCGACAACTACGCGTTCATTCGTACGTCCGGCTACCTGCCGGGTCCGAACGACGTGTACGTCTCGCTCGCCCAGGTCCGCAAGAACGGTCTGCGCAAGGGTGACCACGTCACCGGCGCGGTCCGTCAGCCCAAGGACGGCGAGCGCCGCGAGAAGTTCAACGCGCTGGTCCGCCTCGACTCCGCGAACGGCATGGCCGCCGAATCCGGCCGCGGCCGCCCGGAGTTCAACAAGCTGACGCCTCTTTACCCGCAGGACCGGCTCCGTCTGGAGACCGACCCGGGCGTGCTGACGACCCGAATCATCGACCTCGTCGCGCCGATCGGTAAGGGCCAGCGCGGTCTGATCGTGGCCCCGCCGAAGACCGGCAAGACCATGATCCTGCAGGCGGTCGCCAACGCGATCACCGTCAACAACCCCGAGTGCCACCTGATGGTCGTCCTGGTCGACGAGCGTCCGGAAGAGGTCACCGACATGCAGCGGTCGGTGAAGGGCGAGGTCATCTCCTCGACCTTCGACCGCCCGGCCGAGGACCACACCACGGTCGCCGAGCTCGCCATCGAGCGCGCCAAGCGTCTGGTGGAGCTGGGTCACGACGTCGTCGTACTGCTCGACTCGATCACGCGTCTGGGCCGTGCGTACAACCTCGCCGCCCCCGCCTCCGGCCGCATCCTGTCCGGTGGTGTCGACTCGACCGCGCTGTACCCGCCGAAGCGCTTCTTCGGTGCCGCGCGCAACATCGAGGACGGCGGCTCGCTGACCATCCTGGCCACCGCGCTCGTCGACACCGGCTCGCGCATGGACGAGGTGATCTTCGAGGAGTTCAAGGGCACCGGCAACATGGAGCTCAAGCTCGACCGGAAGCTCGCCGACAAGCGCATCTTCCCGGCGGTCGACGTCGACCCGTCGGGCACGCGCAAGGAAGAGATCCTCCTCAACGCGGAGGAGCTCGCCATCGTCTGGAAGCTGCGCCGGGTGCTGCACGCGCTCGACTCGCAGCAGGCCATCGAGCTTCTGCTGGACAAGATGAAGCAGACGAAGTCCAACGCCGAGTTCCTGATGCAGATCGCGAAGACGACGCCGGGCAACGGCGGCAACGACTGA
- the thrB gene encoding homoserine kinase — MAGPAFRAAAVRVRVPATSANLGPGFDAFGLSLGLYDDVVVRVADAGLHIDIAGEGSETLPRDENHLLVRSLRTAFDLLGGQPRGLEIVCANRIPHGRGLGSSSAAICAGIVAARAVTIGGDAKLDDTALLELATEIEGHPDNVAACLLGGFTLSWMETGAARAIRMDAADSIVPVVFVPGKPVLTETARGLLPRTVPHVDAAANAGRAALLVEALTRRPELLLPATEDRLHQDYRAPAMPESIALVERLRGDGIPAVISGAGPTVLALADAATADKIADLAGQGWAANRLDLDATGASVLPLAPSGVN; from the coding sequence ATGGCCGGTCCAGCCTTCCGCGCCGCCGCCGTCCGGGTGCGCGTCCCCGCCACCAGCGCCAACCTCGGGCCGGGCTTCGACGCCTTCGGCCTGTCACTGGGGCTGTACGACGACGTGGTCGTCCGGGTGGCCGACGCCGGGCTGCACATCGACATCGCGGGTGAGGGCAGCGAGACGCTGCCGCGCGACGAGAATCATCTCCTCGTACGTTCCCTGCGCACCGCCTTCGATCTGCTGGGCGGACAGCCGCGCGGCCTCGAGATCGTCTGCGCCAACCGCATCCCGCACGGGCGGGGTCTCGGCTCCTCGTCGGCCGCCATCTGCGCCGGCATCGTCGCCGCGCGGGCGGTGACCATAGGCGGGGACGCCAAACTCGACGACACCGCCCTTCTGGAGCTCGCCACCGAGATCGAGGGGCACCCCGACAATGTCGCGGCCTGTCTGCTCGGCGGATTCACGCTCTCCTGGATGGAGACCGGTGCTGCGCGGGCGATCAGGATGGACGCCGCCGATTCCATCGTTCCGGTGGTTTTCGTACCGGGAAAGCCGGTTCTCACCGAGACCGCGCGCGGATTGCTTCCGCGCACCGTGCCGCATGTCGACGCCGCCGCCAACGCGGGCCGCGCCGCACTGCTCGTCGAGGCCCTCACCCGGCGCCCCGAGCTGCTGCTGCCCGCCACCGAGGACCGGCTGCACCAGGACTACCGCGCCCCGGCCATGCCCGAGAGCATCGCGCTGGTGGAGCGGCTGCGGGGCGACGGCATCCCCGCGGTGATCTCCGGCGCGGGCCCCACGGTGCTGGCCCTCGCCGACGCGGCGACGGCCGACAAAATCGCCGACCTCGCAGGTCAGGGGTGGGCCGCCAATCGACTGGACCTCGACGCCACGGGGGCGAGCGTGCTGCCGCTCGCACCCTCCGGCGTCAATTAG